A single Verrucomicrobiaceae bacterium DNA region contains:
- a CDS encoding glucose-1-phosphate adenylyltransferase → MSTKRAAEIEADSLLRRSTLAIVMGGGAGTRLFPLTKDRAKPAVPLAGKYRIVDLPISNCINSGLRQVYVLTQYNSASLNRHLNRTYRFDQFTRGFVEVLAAQQTPDGERWYQGTADAVRQNLRYFLEGDHEHFLILSGDQLYRMDFRKLMRQHLGADADITIATLPVSERDATSFGIMHSDESGRIYEFVEKPKDPAVLERLRMDPATVSALGIEGDEPRFQASMGIYLFNRNVLEECLNNTHNDFGKNIIPAAIRDRKVQAYNFHGYWEDIGTIRSFFQANLDLCRTVPPFDFFDSTSPIFTHSRALPASKLNGAQVRQALIADGCIITDAHIENAVIGVRSRIETGTTIRSCIIMGADFYSGARGTDPDRPPPGIGRNCRIERAIIDKNVHVGDNVVITPEGKPENFDGPNWYIRDGIVCLPKDAIIPDGTWI, encoded by the coding sequence ATGAGCACCAAACGCGCCGCCGAAATAGAAGCCGACTCCCTCCTCCGCCGCAGCACGCTGGCCATCGTCATGGGCGGGGGCGCGGGCACGCGGCTGTTTCCATTGACCAAAGACCGCGCGAAGCCTGCCGTGCCGCTAGCTGGTAAATACCGGATCGTCGATCTGCCGATCAGCAACTGCATCAACTCTGGCCTGCGCCAAGTCTATGTGCTCACACAGTACAATAGCGCCTCACTGAACCGCCATCTCAACCGCACGTATCGCTTTGATCAGTTCACGCGTGGTTTTGTGGAGGTGCTCGCTGCGCAGCAGACGCCAGATGGTGAGCGCTGGTATCAGGGCACGGCGGATGCGGTGCGACAAAACTTGCGATACTTCCTAGAAGGGGATCACGAGCACTTCCTCATTCTCAGTGGGGACCAGCTTTACCGGATGGATTTCCGCAAATTGATGCGTCAGCATCTCGGAGCAGATGCGGACATCACCATCGCGACACTGCCAGTGAGTGAACGGGATGCTACCAGCTTCGGCATCATGCATAGTGATGAAAGTGGTCGCATCTATGAGTTCGTCGAAAAGCCGAAAGATCCTGCCGTGCTCGAAAGACTGCGCATGGACCCGGCCACGGTCAGCGCCCTCGGTATCGAGGGGGATGAGCCACGCTTTCAGGCCAGCATGGGCATTTATCTCTTTAATAGGAACGTGCTGGAGGAGTGCCTCAACAACACGCACAACGACTTCGGCAAGAACATCATCCCTGCCGCCATCCGTGACAGGAAGGTGCAGGCGTATAACTTCCACGGCTACTGGGAGGACATCGGGACCATCCGCAGCTTTTTCCAGGCCAATCTGGACCTCTGCCGCACGGTGCCACCATTCGATTTCTTTGATTCCACCTCGCCCATCTTCACCCACAGCCGTGCCCTGCCCGCTAGCAAGCTCAATGGTGCCCAAGTGCGTCAGGCCCTCATCGCGGATGGCTGCATCATCACCGATGCACACATCGAAAATGCTGTCATCGGCGTGCGATCCCGCATTGAGACAGGTACCACCATTCGCAGCTGCATCATCATGGGTGCGGACTTTTACTCTGGAGCACGCGGTACGGACCCGGATCGTCCGCCTCCCGGCATCGGCCGGAATTGCCGGATCGAGCGAGCCATCATCGACAAAAATGTGCATGTCGGCGACAACGTCGTCATCACCCCAGAAGGCAAGCCAGAGAATTTCGATGGCCCGAACTGGTACATCCGTGATGGCATCGTCTGTCTCCCAAAAGATG
- a CDS encoding peroxiredoxin has product MKKTLLMIATLLSTVLGTAHAGEGKKASYDAPAVSGVNQDGKAVNFTDVYAKGPTVVFFYPKADTPGCTKQACSLRDAFADLSKDGVQVLGVSFDKAEAQKAFQDKFKLPYDLIADPEGKIVEAFKVEKMLRGVLSLAKRSCFLIKGGKVIWEDFQASTDKQAEDIKRVLAETK; this is encoded by the coding sequence ATGAAAAAAACACTCCTCATGATCGCCACCCTCCTCAGCACCGTCCTGGGCACCGCCCATGCCGGTGAAGGCAAAAAAGCCAGCTATGATGCCCCCGCCGTCAGCGGCGTGAATCAGGATGGCAAAGCCGTCAACTTCACCGACGTGTATGCCAAAGGCCCCACCGTCGTCTTCTTTTACCCGAAAGCCGATACTCCCGGCTGCACCAAGCAGGCCTGCTCCCTGCGTGACGCCTTCGCCGATCTGAGCAAAGACGGCGTGCAGGTGCTCGGCGTCAGCTTTGACAAAGCAGAAGCCCAAAAAGCCTTCCAGGATAAATTCAAGCTCCCCTACGACCTCATCGCCGATCCCGAGGGCAAAATCGTCGAGGCCTTCAAAGTCGAAAAAATGCTCCGTGGCGTGCTCTCACTCGCCAAGCGTAGTTGTTTCCTCATCAAAGGCGGAAAAGTCATCTGGGAAGACTTCCAAGCCAGCACCGATAAGCAGGCAGAGGACATCAAGCGTGTGCTCGCAGAGACGAAGTAA
- a CDS encoding alpha/beta fold hydrolase, with translation MSLCRRLLRLLLIVSLTPVVFLLSCQSKLIYHPRSYGEAYVALLRQAKGHRIHYQTTQGAQTAFFIPPRHGDARTAPLWLCFSGNGSLALDWLRVNEAWDSRYAYLLIDYPSYGDCAGKPTPKNIRESSTAAFAALAMDLGQDADSLKTRTLVLGHSLGAAAALMATEDLKLHRGVLIAPFTSMTDMGRVVLGWPLCYLNMHRFDNRTAMQATAGNGPAQFILLHGTDDEVIPIRMSRELAASHKDMIRLQELPGMHHNDILHLATEQIATAMDRVAAK, from the coding sequence ATGTCCCTCTGCCGCCGCCTCCTGCGTCTCCTCCTCATCGTCTCGCTCACACCGGTGGTTTTTCTCCTCTCGTGCCAATCCAAGCTCATCTACCACCCACGGAGCTATGGCGAGGCATACGTGGCACTCCTGCGGCAAGCCAAAGGCCACCGCATCCACTACCAGACCACGCAAGGGGCCCAGACAGCCTTTTTCATCCCACCACGGCATGGAGATGCCCGCACGGCACCGCTATGGCTCTGTTTCTCAGGAAACGGCTCCCTCGCCCTCGATTGGCTACGCGTGAATGAGGCGTGGGATAGCCGCTACGCCTACCTACTCATCGATTACCCCAGCTACGGCGACTGCGCGGGGAAGCCCACACCGAAAAACATCCGTGAAAGCAGTACTGCTGCCTTTGCGGCACTCGCCATGGATTTAGGACAGGACGCAGATTCCCTCAAAACACGCACCCTAGTGCTCGGACACTCCCTGGGAGCCGCCGCCGCCCTCATGGCCACAGAGGACCTCAAACTCCATCGAGGCGTGCTCATCGCCCCCTTCACCAGCATGACCGACATGGGGCGCGTGGTACTCGGCTGGCCACTCTGCTACCTGAATATGCACCGCTTTGATAACCGCACAGCAATGCAAGCCACCGCAGGAAACGGCCCCGCCCAATTCATCCTCCTCCACGGCACCGATGACGAAGTCATCCCCATCCGCATGAGCCGTGAGCTCGCCGCATCCCATAAGGACATGATCCGCCTCCAAGAGCTCCCCGGCATGCACCACAACGACATCCTCCATCTCGCCACAGAACAGATCGCAACAGCGATGGACCGAGTAGCAGCAAAGTAG
- a CDS encoding SAM-dependent DNA methyltransferase — MKDLFDQPDARPLVKRLSDFGCHYVVELRSDDTTPDYARAEYLDLIPGKRGDRSTALPVHAVVEHQNAPVLYVVDGEPDDLEGLQKQLANRSDAAWLGILRPGELEVRPISFKPKPNEQATKRAGDDDAPLFFQRLIHGQMDKRAGSPKAMDYVAKLIFDQLMVTARRFVPAHGTTDPTRLTGLEVLSMCGRALFFRFLIDRKIVVPDDRPDICEKAKDLKDVFSNVEKAAQTSAWLDATFNGDFLRLFSEQQDQSIPTDDIPARTAAYRRYYKTVHDRVGADFFDHLRAILKGWIVSAKSQAIEEELDLDWSEMNFAHVPVGVLSQVYESYSHWVEGEEAKKASVHYTPLPIARLMVDQCFGPGAVKDPAHARVLDPACGAGIFLVLAFRRLIQKRWEHDEQAPDTKLIRKMLREQLTGFDVSESALRLAALSLYITAIEMDPKPHPVNKLRFDDLRGTVLHSFRDPSQTEGFQIGSLGENVPQEFDAAFDLVIGNPPWTRIAKTIQRFTDIGRMALKARKDPNLAALAENYENPDNNPDLPFLWRATMWAKPEATIALALPARLILHAMTRGSEAWQCVLQALKITGLINGAELRWSQQVWEVKVPFCLLFARNCTPTEHKSNFAYAVPLNDKVLNRAGRFRIDYQTVHSLNSENLRQKLWLLKALQVGTWRGVEILESIQQSFPTTLADIWHSWDPEEDRTGLGFNRSPDSKQEPASWLADMKVFVKPEGKAFLIPHNELKTYSELWETETAHRPRNVDLYKPPVVIVPESPSALRCSPRAYRSNRKMAFSVSYYGYSCHTHPDSELLAATIFLLPHTLLFEFFLLMTSARFGADRQTFKKEELDAIPFPDVSALPAETKATIKRLAHELETNPAATKPWAGIDDFFFQLYQIEPQDVQVMKDTLFSAAPYRIEGKAAFAPVAFENEKDYCSRASFAQSLKDMIQPFFEISGHQVEITIKPKGLEQRPQFDVWAFVAIHRKDQPLELDSRLLNHAAKQADTYGASRVIVRLDGKRGLLLGLLNEQRWWTHTRATFCAQHIVRDYLDAFDLSE, encoded by the coding sequence ATGAAAGACCTTTTTGACCAACCCGACGCCCGTCCGCTCGTGAAGCGGCTCTCAGACTTCGGGTGTCATTATGTGGTTGAGCTTCGTTCAGACGATACCACTCCAGATTATGCCCGAGCAGAGTATCTGGACCTGATTCCTGGGAAGCGGGGGGACCGCAGCACAGCGCTCCCGGTACACGCAGTTGTAGAGCATCAGAACGCACCCGTTTTGTATGTCGTCGATGGTGAGCCCGACGACTTGGAGGGACTCCAGAAGCAGCTCGCCAATCGTAGTGATGCGGCGTGGCTGGGAATTCTGCGTCCTGGCGAACTGGAAGTGCGCCCTATCTCTTTCAAGCCCAAGCCCAACGAACAGGCCACGAAGCGTGCTGGTGATGACGACGCTCCACTGTTTTTCCAGCGGTTGATTCACGGCCAAATGGACAAACGTGCCGGGTCTCCCAAGGCGATGGATTATGTGGCGAAGTTGATCTTCGATCAGTTGATGGTCACTGCTAGGAGGTTTGTGCCAGCTCACGGCACCACCGATCCCACAAGGCTCACTGGTCTAGAGGTGCTCTCCATGTGCGGTCGCGCTTTGTTCTTCCGCTTTCTCATCGACCGAAAGATCGTTGTTCCCGATGACCGCCCTGACATCTGCGAAAAGGCCAAGGACTTGAAGGATGTCTTCTCGAATGTCGAAAAGGCGGCACAAACCTCCGCCTGGCTGGATGCCACCTTCAATGGTGACTTCTTGCGCCTTTTCAGCGAGCAACAAGACCAGTCCATCCCCACGGATGATATACCGGCACGGACAGCGGCTTATCGACGCTACTACAAGACAGTGCATGATCGCGTTGGAGCCGACTTCTTTGATCATCTTCGAGCTATACTCAAAGGCTGGATAGTCAGCGCGAAATCCCAAGCGATCGAGGAGGAACTCGATCTCGACTGGAGCGAGATGAATTTTGCCCACGTCCCAGTTGGCGTGCTCAGCCAGGTGTACGAGAGCTACAGCCATTGGGTGGAGGGTGAGGAGGCAAAGAAGGCCAGTGTCCACTACACACCCCTGCCGATTGCTCGGCTGATGGTGGATCAATGTTTCGGCCCAGGTGCGGTGAAAGATCCGGCGCACGCCCGTGTGCTGGATCCAGCCTGTGGCGCGGGCATTTTCCTCGTGCTCGCTTTTCGTCGCCTCATCCAGAAGCGCTGGGAGCATGACGAGCAGGCACCTGACACCAAACTGATCCGCAAGATGCTCCGTGAGCAGCTGACCGGCTTTGATGTCAGCGAGTCTGCGCTGCGGCTGGCAGCCCTGTCGCTGTACATCACCGCGATTGAGATGGACCCCAAACCTCATCCGGTGAACAAACTCCGCTTCGATGACCTGCGTGGCACGGTCCTGCACAGCTTTCGTGATCCCAGTCAGACGGAGGGGTTCCAAATCGGCAGCCTCGGGGAGAATGTGCCGCAGGAATTTGATGCTGCATTTGACCTTGTGATCGGTAATCCACCCTGGACTCGGATAGCGAAAACAATTCAACGCTTCACCGACATCGGCAGGATGGCGTTGAAAGCACGCAAAGATCCGAATTTGGCGGCACTGGCCGAAAACTACGAGAACCCGGACAACAACCCCGACCTCCCCTTCCTGTGGCGGGCGACGATGTGGGCCAAACCTGAGGCCACAATTGCACTGGCTCTGCCAGCCAGGTTGATTCTGCATGCGATGACACGTGGATCAGAGGCGTGGCAGTGCGTGTTACAAGCACTGAAAATCACAGGACTGATCAACGGTGCCGAACTGCGCTGGTCTCAACAGGTGTGGGAGGTCAAAGTGCCCTTCTGCTTGTTGTTCGCGAGAAACTGCACACCAACCGAGCACAAGTCGAACTTCGCTTACGCGGTGCCCCTGAACGACAAAGTTCTAAACAGAGCAGGGCGCTTCCGTATTGATTACCAAACGGTTCATTCCCTGAATTCCGAAAACCTCCGCCAAAAGCTTTGGCTACTCAAGGCCTTGCAGGTCGGCACATGGCGTGGTGTCGAGATATTGGAGTCGATTCAGCAAAGCTTCCCAACAACCTTGGCTGATATATGGCATAGTTGGGATCCGGAAGAAGACCGAACGGGCCTTGGTTTCAATCGTTCACCTGATTCAAAGCAAGAGCCAGCCTCCTGGTTGGCTGATATGAAGGTGTTTGTGAAGCCCGAGGGCAAAGCATTCTTGATACCACATAATGAGCTAAAGACTTACAGTGAGTTGTGGGAGACTGAAACTGCGCACCGCCCAAGAAATGTCGATCTATACAAACCACCGGTTGTCATTGTGCCGGAGTCGCCTAGCGCCTTGCGGTGTTCGCCACGGGCGTATAGGTCGAATAGAAAAATGGCATTTTCAGTCAGCTACTACGGCTACTCTTGTCATACACACCCGGATTCCGAGTTATTGGCTGCCACCATTTTCTTGCTGCCTCACACCTTGTTGTTTGAGTTTTTTCTATTGATGACAAGTGCTCGGTTTGGGGCTGATCGACAGACTTTCAAAAAGGAAGAACTCGATGCTATCCCGTTCCCTGACGTCTCGGCGTTGCCCGCTGAGACAAAAGCTACGATCAAGCGCCTCGCTCACGAGTTGGAAACCAATCCTGCGGCCACCAAACCGTGGGCAGGGATAGACGACTTCTTCTTTCAGCTTTACCAGATCGAGCCGCAGGATGTGCAGGTGATGAAGGACACCCTGTTTTCTGCTGCTCCTTATCGCATCGAGGGCAAAGCGGCGTTTGCCCCTGTCGCGTTCGAGAACGAAAAGGATTATTGCTCGCGTGCGTCCTTTGCTCAGAGCCTCAAGGACATGATTCAGCCGTTTTTTGAGATTTCAGGGCATCAGGTAGAGATAACGATCAAGCCGAAGGGCCTGGAACAACGCCCGCAGTTCGATGTCTGGGCCTTCGTGGCTATTCATCGCAAGGATCAGCCTTTGGAGCTGGATTCCAGATTGCTCAATCATGCAGCCAAGCAGGCCGACACCTACGGGGCCAGCCGCGTGATCGTTCGGCTTGATGGCAAACGGGGTTTGTTGCTCGGCCTTCTCAACGAACAGCGCTGGTGGACCCACACACGAGCCACCTTTTGCGCCCAGCACATCGTCCGTGACTACCTGGATGCCTTTGACCTCAGCGAGTAA